The following proteins are encoded in a genomic region of Sulfurovum indicum:
- a CDS encoding ATP-binding protein, with the protein MKFYNRDKELAYLRKIGEEAKSTSRMTIIVGRRRIGKTKLIKEAYAKRVYLFVSRKNEALLCEEFISIIQNELDVKVFGSFTNFKDLFEYLMELSKTTPFTLVLDEFQEFLQINHTIYADMQNIWDSYKDESKMNLVLSGSIYSLMKKIFEDKKEPLFGRANHKIYLKPFSVETLEEILDDNISNYTNDDLLSFYILTGGVAKYVELFVDNKAFTFAAQLDLVFDENSLFIDEGKNLLIEEFGKEYTTYFSILSLIASSKTSRSEIESILGKNVGGYLDRLENEYTIIKKVKPIFAKEGSRTLKYEIIDNFFHFWFRFIYKNRSAIEIENYDYVKSIVQRDFATYSGRFLEKYFIEKLKASGKFSAIGTYWEKGNQNEIDIVAVNDDEKKMLIAEVKRNPDKINLELLEKKAQKLLQKHKGHEVVFKGYSLEDMRKEDLFNSYHIF; encoded by the coding sequence ATGAAGTTTTACAACAGAGACAAAGAGTTAGCCTATTTGAGAAAGATCGGTGAAGAGGCGAAAAGTACCTCACGTATGACCATCATCGTAGGGCGAAGACGGATCGGGAAAACGAAGCTCATCAAAGAAGCCTACGCCAAAAGAGTCTACCTCTTTGTCTCAAGGAAAAATGAAGCCCTGCTTTGTGAAGAGTTCATTAGTATTATCCAAAATGAACTGGATGTCAAAGTATTTGGAAGTTTCACCAACTTCAAAGACCTCTTTGAATACCTGATGGAACTCTCTAAGACCACTCCTTTCACACTTGTTCTCGATGAATTTCAAGAGTTTTTACAGATCAACCATACGATTTACGCTGATATGCAAAATATATGGGACAGCTACAAAGATGAGAGTAAAATGAATCTGGTACTCAGTGGGTCTATCTACTCTCTAATGAAAAAGATATTTGAAGATAAGAAAGAACCTCTCTTTGGACGAGCGAATCATAAAATATATCTCAAACCCTTTAGCGTAGAAACCCTCGAAGAGATACTAGATGACAATATTTCCAACTACACCAATGATGATCTGCTCTCTTTTTATATCTTAACCGGTGGTGTTGCCAAGTATGTTGAGTTGTTTGTAGACAACAAAGCCTTTACCTTCGCCGCGCAACTTGACCTGGTATTTGATGAGAACTCTCTTTTCATCGATGAAGGGAAGAACTTACTCATAGAAGAGTTTGGTAAAGAGTATACCACCTATTTCTCCATACTCTCACTCATCGCTTCTTCCAAAACATCACGCTCGGAGATAGAGAGTATACTCGGAAAGAATGTCGGTGGGTATCTGGATAGACTGGAGAATGAATATACCATCATCAAAAAAGTCAAGCCTATTTTTGCTAAGGAAGGAAGCAGGACACTTAAGTATGAGATCATCGACAACTTTTTCCACTTCTGGTTCCGTTTCATCTACAAAAACCGTTCTGCCATTGAGATAGAGAATTACGACTATGTTAAATCCATCGTTCAAAGGGATTTTGCTACCTATAGCGGCAGATTTCTGGAAAAGTACTTCATAGAAAAGCTCAAAGCATCTGGAAAGTTCTCTGCCATCGGAACCTATTGGGAAAAAGGCAACCAAAATGAGATAGACATCGTAGCGGTCAATGATGATGAAAAAAAGATGCTCATTGCAGAAGTCAAACGAAACCCTGACAAGATCAATCTGGAACTGCTGGAGAAGAAAGCTCAAAAGCTACTTCAAAAGCACAAAGGACATGAAGTTGTTTTCAAAGGATACTCGTTGGAAGATATGCGTAAAGAGGATCTGTTTAACTCGTACCATATCTTCTGA